In Arthrobacter sp. UKPF54-2, the following are encoded in one genomic region:
- a CDS encoding alpha-ketoacid dehydrogenase subunit beta, whose amino-acid sequence MTTMTIAKAINEGLRASLAGNPRTLLMGEDIGPLGGVYRVTDGLIGEFGADRVVDTPLAESGIIGTAIGLALSGYLPVCEIQFDGFVFPGFNQITTQLAKMHSRSNGNLTVPVVIRIPYGGGIGSIEHHSESPEALFAHTAGLRIITPSNPHDAYWMIQQAIDCLDPVIVFEPKRRYWLKGEVDTTSPGQSADPFQAHVLRSGTDATVVAYGPLVPVALAAASAAAEDGHSVEVIDLRSISPIDFDTVTDSVRKTGRLIVAHEAPTFGGIGGEIAARVSERAFHSLEAPVMRVGGFHMPYPVAKVEEDYLPDIDRILEALERALAY is encoded by the coding sequence ATGACCACCATGACCATTGCCAAGGCCATCAACGAGGGCCTCCGGGCCTCGCTGGCCGGCAACCCCCGCACCCTGCTGATGGGCGAGGACATCGGCCCGCTGGGCGGCGTCTACCGCGTCACGGACGGCCTGATCGGGGAGTTCGGCGCCGACCGCGTCGTCGACACCCCGCTGGCCGAGTCCGGCATCATCGGCACCGCCATCGGCCTGGCGCTGAGCGGCTACCTGCCGGTCTGCGAAATCCAGTTCGACGGCTTTGTGTTCCCGGGCTTCAACCAGATCACCACGCAGCTGGCCAAGATGCATTCGCGCAGCAACGGCAACCTCACCGTCCCCGTTGTCATCCGGATCCCGTACGGCGGCGGTATCGGCTCGATCGAACACCACTCCGAGTCTCCGGAAGCGCTGTTCGCCCACACCGCCGGGCTGCGGATCATCACCCCGTCCAACCCGCACGACGCCTACTGGATGATCCAGCAGGCCATCGACTGCCTGGACCCGGTGATCGTCTTCGAACCGAAGCGGCGCTACTGGCTCAAGGGCGAGGTGGACACCACCTCCCCGGGGCAGTCCGCGGACCCGTTCCAGGCCCACGTCCTGCGCTCCGGAACCGACGCCACCGTTGTGGCATACGGCCCGCTGGTGCCGGTGGCCCTCGCCGCCGCCTCCGCCGCCGCCGAGGACGGCCACAGCGTGGAAGTGATCGACCTGCGCTCCATCTCGCCGATCGACTTCGACACCGTCACCGACTCGGTCCGGAAGACCGGCCGGCTGATCGTGGCGCACGAGGCGCCGACCTTCGGCGGCATCGGCGGCGAGATCGCCGCCCGCGTCAGCGAGCGGGCCTTCCACTCGCTCGAGGCCCCGGTCATGCGCGTCGGCGGCTTCCACATGCCCTACCCGGTGGCCAAGGTGGAGGAAGACTACCTCCCCGACATCGACCGCATCCTTGAGGCGCTGGAACGCGCCCTCGCCTACTGA
- a CDS encoding dihydrolipoamide acetyltransferase family protein — protein sequence MTVNKFNLPDVGEGLTEAEIVSWKVKAGDTVAVNDVLCEIETAKSLVELPSPYAGTVTELLVPEGVTVDVGTPIISVSDAAAETAPAPAPADAPAVPEAPMYGTLEPQTSDAGGPPAGGPLVGSGPKADAVKRRRRITAPAVPAAAAPAPAPAPASAPAPAPAPASAPAPAVEPVEAHDIWISPEAVARAERPAPAAAGAVDPRPTLGGAITGLVSRVLAKPPVRKFARDLGIDLADVVPTGARGEVTREDLVSYQAQRDAELDQADSFWGKTGRPQEQRIERIPVKGVRKATARAMVESAFAAPHVSIFVDVDASRTMEFVKRLKASRDFEGIKVSPLLILAKAVIWAAARNPSVNASWVDAEDGSDSAEIHVKHFMNLGIAAATPRGLMVPNIKNAQDLSLKELALALNELATTARAGKTQPAQMQGGTLTVTNIGALGIDTGTPIINPGEVAIVAFGTIKQKPWVLDGEVIPRWITTLGGSFDHRVVDGDLSARFMADVASILEEPALLLD from the coding sequence ATGACCGTGAACAAGTTCAACCTTCCCGACGTCGGCGAGGGCCTGACCGAGGCCGAAATCGTCTCGTGGAAGGTCAAGGCCGGCGACACCGTGGCCGTCAACGACGTGCTGTGCGAGATCGAAACGGCCAAGTCCCTTGTGGAGCTCCCGTCCCCGTACGCCGGGACCGTCACCGAGCTGCTGGTCCCCGAGGGGGTGACGGTCGACGTCGGGACGCCGATCATCAGCGTCTCCGACGCCGCGGCGGAGACCGCCCCGGCCCCCGCGCCGGCCGACGCTCCTGCTGTGCCAGAAGCGCCCATGTACGGCACGCTCGAGCCGCAGACCTCCGACGCCGGCGGACCCCCGGCCGGCGGCCCGCTGGTCGGTTCCGGCCCCAAGGCCGACGCCGTCAAGCGCCGACGCCGGATCACCGCGCCCGCTGTTCCGGCAGCCGCCGCCCCGGCGCCCGCGCCGGCCCCTGCATCCGCCCCGGCGCCCGCGCCGGCCCCTGCATCCGCCCCGGCGCCCGCCGTCGAACCCGTCGAGGCGCACGACATCTGGATCAGCCCGGAGGCTGTCGCCAGGGCCGAGCGTCCCGCTCCCGCAGCAGCCGGGGCCGTCGACCCGCGCCCCACGCTCGGCGGCGCCATCACCGGACTGGTAAGCCGTGTCCTGGCCAAGCCCCCGGTCCGGAAGTTCGCCCGCGACCTCGGCATCGATCTGGCCGACGTTGTACCCACCGGCGCGCGCGGCGAGGTGACCCGCGAGGACCTCGTCAGCTACCAGGCCCAGCGCGACGCCGAGCTGGACCAGGCGGATTCGTTCTGGGGCAAGACCGGCCGGCCCCAGGAGCAGCGGATCGAGCGCATCCCGGTCAAGGGCGTGCGCAAGGCCACCGCCCGGGCCATGGTGGAGTCTGCCTTCGCGGCCCCGCACGTGAGCATTTTCGTGGACGTCGATGCCAGCCGCACCATGGAGTTCGTCAAGCGGCTCAAGGCCTCCCGCGACTTCGAGGGCATCAAGGTCTCGCCGTTGCTGATCCTCGCCAAGGCGGTCATCTGGGCCGCGGCGCGCAACCCCAGTGTCAACGCGAGCTGGGTGGATGCCGAGGACGGCAGCGACTCGGCCGAGATCCACGTCAAGCACTTTATGAACCTGGGCATCGCCGCCGCGACCCCGCGCGGCCTGATGGTGCCGAACATCAAGAACGCCCAGGACCTCTCGCTCAAGGAGCTCGCGCTGGCCCTGAACGAGCTCGCCACCACGGCGCGGGCGGGCAAGACCCAGCCGGCGCAGATGCAGGGCGGCACCCTCACGGTCACGAATATCGGCGCCCTGGGCATCGACACGGGCACGCCGATCATCAACCCCGGCGAGGTGGCGATCGTGGCCTTCGGAACGATCAAGCAGAAGCCCTGGGTCCTGGACGGCGAGGTGATCCCGCGCTGGATTACCACCCTCGGCGGGTCCTTCGACCACCGGGTGGTGGACGGGGACCTCTCGGCGCGCTTTATGGCCGACGTCGCGTCCATCCTGGAAGAGCCCGCCCTGCTGCTGGACTGA
- the catC gene encoding muconolactone Delta-isomerase — MLYLVRMDVNIPLDMPKERADAIKAEEREYSQRLQRDGRWAHLWRVVGEYSNYSVFDVADNDELHTLLSGLPLFPFMDIKVTPLAKHPSAIE; from the coding sequence ATGCTGTACCTGGTCCGCATGGACGTCAACATCCCCCTGGACATGCCCAAGGAGCGCGCCGACGCCATCAAGGCGGAGGAGCGGGAGTACTCCCAGCGGCTTCAGCGAGACGGACGCTGGGCTCATTTGTGGCGGGTCGTGGGCGAGTACTCCAATTACTCGGTGTTCGACGTCGCGGACAACGACGAGTTGCACACCCTGCTCTCCGGACTGCCGCTCTTCCCGTTCATGGACATCAAGGTGACGCCTCTCGCC
- a CDS encoding mandelate racemase/muconate lactonizing enzyme family protein, producing the protein MKIERIEAIPYSIPYARPLKFASGEVTSAEHVLLRIYTDTGICGVADTPPRPYTYGETQDSIVSVVTKVFAPQLIGLDPLDRSKVRQLLRRTVNNPTAKGALDIALWDVIGISLGTPVHKLLGGFTDSMRVSHMLGFKPAAELLEEALRFRETYGINTFKLKTGRRPLSLDVEACHVLREGLGTDTEIYLDANRGWTANEAMEVLRRTEGLGLSMLEEPCDAGEALGRRRLVQNSSIPIVGDESVPTLGDVSRELLSGGSNAICIKTARSGFTEAQQILGLCEGLGVDVTMGNQIDTQVGSLATVTFGAAFEATSRRAGELSNYLDMTDDLLAEPLKIADGAIRVREVPGVGAAIDADKLRKYRRD; encoded by the coding sequence GTGAAAATTGAACGCATTGAGGCCATCCCGTACTCGATTCCCTACGCGCGCCCGCTGAAGTTCGCCAGTGGTGAGGTGACCTCCGCGGAGCACGTGCTGCTCCGGATCTACACCGATACCGGCATCTGTGGCGTCGCGGACACTCCGCCGCGGCCGTACACCTACGGCGAAACGCAGGATTCGATCGTCTCGGTGGTGACCAAAGTCTTTGCCCCTCAGCTGATCGGACTGGATCCGTTGGACCGCTCGAAGGTCCGGCAGCTGCTCCGGCGCACGGTCAATAACCCCACGGCTAAGGGCGCCCTGGACATTGCGCTCTGGGATGTCATCGGAATCTCCCTGGGCACGCCGGTGCACAAACTGCTGGGCGGCTTCACGGACAGCATGCGGGTGTCCCACATGCTGGGCTTCAAGCCCGCTGCGGAGCTCCTCGAGGAAGCGCTGCGGTTCCGTGAAACCTACGGCATTAACACGTTCAAGCTGAAGACCGGACGGCGGCCGCTCTCCCTCGACGTCGAGGCCTGCCATGTCCTGCGGGAGGGGCTCGGGACGGATACCGAGATCTACCTCGATGCCAACCGCGGCTGGACAGCGAATGAGGCCATGGAGGTCCTCCGCCGGACCGAGGGCCTCGGCCTGTCCATGCTGGAGGAACCGTGCGACGCCGGAGAGGCCCTGGGCCGCCGCCGGCTCGTCCAGAACTCGAGCATCCCGATCGTTGGCGACGAAAGCGTCCCCACCCTTGGGGACGTATCCCGGGAGCTGCTTTCCGGTGGAAGCAACGCAATTTGCATCAAGACCGCGCGTAGCGGTTTCACCGAAGCCCAGCAGATCCTCGGGCTCTGTGAGGGGCTCGGCGTGGACGTCACCATGGGCAACCAGATCGACACCCAGGTCGGCAGCCTCGCCACGGTTACCTTCGGAGCTGCATTCGAGGCCACCTCCCGGCGTGCCGGGGAACTCTCGAACTACCTGGACATGACGGACGACCTTCTCGCCGAACCGCTGAAGATCGCCGACGGCGCCATCCGCGTCCGTGAGGTTCCCGGCGTCGGCGCGGCCATCGACGCCGACAAACTGCGGAAGTACCGCCGGGACTAG
- a CDS encoding LysR substrate-binding domain-containing protein, with protein sequence METRHLRYFIAVAEERHFGRAAKRLHMAQPPLSQQIRQLEEQLGTPLLQRTTRKVDLTPAGQVLLDRGRLLLQELESLEEDVKQVGAGATGVIRVGFTGTATYRLMPSIVQAARRALPGLRITVQGEMLTPQMESALEDGRIDAAVLRPPVRSGNLALKLLEQDQLVAALPADSPLADTGILELADLAGQDFIGYPGSSAVSSIVVDACRKAGFQPRLVQEARETSTLLSLVAAGMGIALVPMTSRMFSFQGVVFRPLRNPPPVDLAVAWNRSTETPLLHSFLQLFDSPQPVAAAKELRREN encoded by the coding sequence ATGGAGACGCGTCACCTCAGGTACTTCATCGCTGTCGCCGAGGAGCGCCATTTCGGCCGCGCAGCCAAGCGACTGCACATGGCCCAGCCTCCGCTGTCCCAGCAGATCCGCCAGCTCGAGGAACAGCTCGGGACGCCCTTGCTGCAGCGCACCACCCGCAAGGTCGACCTCACCCCTGCCGGCCAGGTCCTCCTGGACAGGGGCCGGCTGCTGCTGCAGGAACTGGAGTCTCTCGAAGAGGACGTCAAGCAGGTCGGTGCCGGAGCCACCGGCGTGATCCGCGTGGGCTTCACCGGGACCGCAACCTACCGGCTGATGCCCAGTATCGTGCAGGCGGCCCGGCGCGCCCTTCCCGGCCTCCGGATTACCGTCCAGGGCGAGATGCTGACACCGCAAATGGAGTCCGCCCTGGAGGACGGGCGGATCGACGCCGCTGTCCTGCGACCGCCGGTCCGTTCCGGAAACCTTGCGCTCAAACTGCTGGAACAGGATCAGCTGGTCGCCGCACTTCCCGCCGATTCGCCCCTCGCCGATACGGGGATCCTCGAACTGGCGGACCTCGCCGGCCAGGATTTCATTGGCTATCCCGGCTCCTCCGCCGTCAGCAGCATCGTGGTGGACGCCTGCCGCAAAGCCGGGTTTCAGCCCCGGCTGGTCCAGGAAGCGAGGGAGACCTCTACCCTGCTCTCGCTCGTTGCCGCCGGAATGGGGATCGCACTGGTGCCAATGACGTCCAGAATGTTCTCCTTCCAGGGCGTGGTGTTCCGCCCGCTGCGCAATCCCCCGCCGGTCGACCTCGCCGTCGCCTGGAACCGGAGCACCGAAACACCCCTCCTGCATAGTTTCCTGCAACTCTTCGACTCCCCGCAGCCCGTCGCTGCCGCAAAGGAACTCCGCCGTGAAAATTGA